In Chryseobacterium viscerum, one DNA window encodes the following:
- a CDS encoding diphthine--ammonia ligase → MKPKALFNWSSGKDSALALYKILQEDQYEVSTLLTSINEEFQRISMHGVHVSLLEKQAESIEIPLIKMELPKEPSMEEYQQIMSTTMAGIQAQGITYSVFGDIFLEDLRKYRENQLNAIGMKAVFPLWKQNTSNLIYEFLELGFKTIVTCVNGSYLDKSFAGRIIDQKFIDDLPENVDPCGENGEFHTFTFDGPIFKNPVNFEIGETVKKTYPKPKTAPEEEDGEYVFWFCDLLLK, encoded by the coding sequence ATGAAACCAAAAGCTTTATTCAACTGGAGCAGCGGAAAAGATTCTGCGCTTGCTCTTTACAAAATACTACAGGAAGATCAATATGAAGTTTCTACACTTCTTACAAGTATTAATGAAGAATTCCAAAGGATTTCCATGCATGGTGTACACGTTTCTCTTTTAGAAAAACAAGCTGAAAGTATCGAAATTCCCTTGATTAAAATGGAGCTTCCTAAAGAACCATCAATGGAAGAATATCAGCAAATCATGAGCACAACGATGGCCGGAATTCAGGCGCAGGGTATTACTTATTCCGTTTTCGGTGATATTTTTCTGGAAGATCTGCGAAAATACAGGGAAAACCAATTAAATGCGATTGGTATGAAGGCTGTATTCCCCCTGTGGAAACAAAATACATCCAACCTCATCTATGAATTTCTAGAGCTTGGTTTTAAAACCATTGTAACCTGCGTCAACGGATCTTATCTGGACAAAAGCTTTGCAGGAAGAATTATTGATCAGAAATTTATAGATGATCTTCCTGAAAATGTAGATCCATGCGGAGAAAACGGAGAGTTTCATACCTTTACTTTCGATGGACCCATTTTCAAAAATCCGGTTAACTTTGAAATTGGAGAAACAGTCAAAAAAACTTACCCAAAACCTAAAACAGCTCC
- a CDS encoding methylmalonyl-CoA mutase family protein, with the protein METQKYTPTNKVRIVTAASLFDGHDAAINIMRRVIQGTGCEVIHLGHDKSAEEVVNTAIQEDANAIALTSYQGGHTEYFKYIYDLLREKNSPQIKIFGGGGGVILPEEIKDLMSYGIDRIYSPDDGRELGLQGMIDDLVHRSDFATGKDVTAKDLDAISFENSTSIASIISAVENFSEEKPELVKAIDEKSKDLTIPIIGITGTGGAGKSSLTDELVRRFLRSNTDKKIAIISIDPSKKKTGGALLGDRIRMNAINDPRVYMRSMATRENNVSVSPFIHSALNVLKLAHPDVIILETSGIGQSGSEVSDFADVSMYVMTPEYGASTQLEKIDMLDYADLVALNKSDKRGALDALQAVRKQFQRNHLLWESPLEDMPVYATKASQFNDHGTTELYNRLVSKVNEKFVDLKLNAFVEQEITEEVTIIPPKRVRYLSEIVENNKQYDINIEKQAELARTMYHIEGVKNIISNEVLDAEYQKAEKHLQQENIDFLKTWDDTKKAFQAEFYSYFVRGKEIKVETSTESLSHLRIPKISLPKYNDWGDLIKWKGQENLPGSFPYTAGIYPFKRTGEDPTRMFAGEGGPERTNRRFHYVSAEMPAKRLSTAFDSVTLYGQDPALPPDIYGKIGNAGVSIATLDDAKKLYSGFDLVNALTSVSMTINGPAPMLLAFFMNAAIDQNVEKYIKENGLEAKVEAKLKEKFDDKGLERPKYKGELPPSNNGLGLQLLGLTGDEVIPADVYAEIKAKTIATVRGTVQADILKEDQAQNTCIFSTEFALRLMGDVQEYFIREKVRNFYSVSISGYHIAEAGANPVSQLAFTLANGFTYVEYYLSRGMDINDFAPNLSFFFSNGIDPEYSVIGRVARRIWAKAMKLKYGADERSQMLKYHIQTSGRSLHAQEIDFNDIRTTLQALYAIYDNCNSLHTNAYDEAITTPTEQSVRRAMAIQLIINKELGLAKNENPLQGSFIIEELTDLVEEAVYTEFDRITERGGVLGAMETMYQRSKIQEESMHYEWLKHTGEYPIIGVNTFLGKDGSPTVLPGEVIRSTEEEKQSQIESLHNFQQANDSRSEEALKQLQHAAINQQNLFEVMMDAVKYCSLGQITNALFEVGGKYRRNM; encoded by the coding sequence ATGGAAACCCAAAAATATACTCCAACCAACAAGGTAAGAATCGTAACTGCTGCCTCATTATTTGACGGGCATGATGCTGCGATCAATATTATGCGTCGTGTTATTCAGGGAACAGGATGCGAAGTGATCCATTTAGGACACGATAAATCAGCAGAGGAAGTTGTAAATACAGCAATCCAGGAAGATGCCAATGCTATTGCATTAACTTCATATCAGGGAGGTCACACAGAATATTTCAAATATATCTATGACCTGTTGAGAGAAAAAAACTCACCACAGATCAAAATTTTTGGCGGTGGCGGTGGTGTAATCCTTCCGGAAGAGATCAAAGATCTGATGTCTTATGGAATTGACAGAATTTATTCTCCGGATGACGGCCGAGAACTTGGGCTTCAGGGAATGATTGATGATCTTGTACACAGATCAGATTTTGCTACAGGAAAAGATGTAACTGCAAAAGATCTGGATGCCATCAGCTTTGAAAACTCAACAAGCATTGCCAGTATTATCTCTGCTGTTGAAAACTTCTCAGAAGAAAAACCTGAGCTTGTAAAAGCAATTGATGAAAAGTCTAAGGATTTAACCATTCCAATTATCGGTATTACAGGTACCGGAGGAGCTGGTAAATCTTCTTTAACAGATGAATTGGTAAGACGTTTCTTACGTTCAAACACTGATAAAAAAATTGCTATTATCTCTATTGACCCTTCAAAAAAGAAAACCGGAGGTGCTTTATTAGGAGACAGAATACGTATGAACGCGATCAATGATCCTAGAGTCTACATGCGTTCTATGGCAACCAGAGAAAATAACGTTTCCGTTTCTCCATTCATTCATTCTGCATTGAATGTACTGAAGCTGGCTCATCCTGATGTCATCATCCTGGAAACTTCAGGGATCGGACAGTCTGGTTCAGAAGTGTCAGATTTTGCCGATGTTTCTATGTATGTAATGACTCCTGAATATGGAGCATCTACGCAGCTGGAAAAAATTGACATGTTAGATTATGCGGATCTTGTAGCATTAAACAAATCTGACAAAAGAGGTGCTCTTGATGCTCTTCAGGCAGTGAGAAAACAGTTCCAGAGAAACCATCTTTTATGGGAAAGCCCGCTGGAGGACATGCCTGTATATGCTACAAAAGCGTCTCAGTTTAATGACCACGGAACAACAGAATTATACAACAGACTGGTTTCAAAGGTAAATGAAAAATTTGTTGATTTAAAACTAAATGCATTTGTAGAACAGGAAATCACAGAAGAAGTAACCATTATTCCTCCGAAAAGAGTTCGTTACCTTTCTGAAATCGTTGAAAACAACAAACAATATGACATCAATATTGAAAAACAGGCTGAACTGGCCAGAACAATGTATCATATTGAAGGAGTAAAAAATATAATTTCCAATGAGGTCTTAGATGCCGAATATCAAAAGGCAGAAAAACATCTTCAACAGGAAAATATCGACTTCCTGAAGACCTGGGATGATACGAAAAAAGCTTTTCAGGCAGAATTTTACTCTTATTTTGTAAGAGGAAAAGAGATTAAAGTGGAAACGTCAACAGAATCTTTATCTCATTTGAGAATTCCAAAAATTTCATTACCAAAATACAATGACTGGGGTGATCTGATCAAATGGAAAGGACAGGAAAACCTTCCGGGAAGCTTTCCTTATACAGCCGGAATTTATCCGTTTAAAAGAACCGGAGAAGATCCGACAAGGATGTTTGCCGGGGAAGGAGGGCCTGAAAGAACCAACAGAAGATTCCATTATGTTTCTGCAGAAATGCCGGCAAAACGTTTATCTACAGCTTTTGACTCTGTAACATTATATGGCCAGGATCCTGCTTTACCACCAGACATTTACGGTAAAATCGGAAATGCAGGGGTTTCTATTGCAACCCTGGATGATGCTAAAAAATTGTATTCCGGATTTGATCTGGTTAATGCACTGACTTCGGTTTCAATGACAATCAACGGTCCTGCACCAATGCTATTGGCTTTCTTTATGAATGCGGCCATCGATCAGAATGTTGAAAAATATATCAAAGAAAACGGTTTAGAAGCTAAAGTAGAAGCTAAGCTTAAGGAGAAATTTGACGACAAAGGTTTAGAAAGACCAAAATACAAAGGTGAACTTCCTCCATCCAATAATGGTTTAGGATTACAGCTTTTAGGATTAACAGGTGATGAAGTAATTCCTGCAGACGTATACGCAGAAATTAAAGCTAAAACGATTGCTACCGTTCGTGGTACTGTTCAGGCTGACATCTTAAAAGAAGACCAGGCTCAGAATACGTGTATCTTCTCTACAGAATTTGCCCTTAGACTAATGGGTGACGTTCAGGAGTATTTTATCAGAGAAAAGGTAAGAAACTTCTATTCTGTTTCCATTTCAGGCTATCACATTGCTGAAGCAGGAGCAAATCCTGTTTCCCAATTAGCATTCACACTGGCCAACGGTTTCACTTATGTGGAATATTACTTAAGCCGTGGAATGGATATCAATGATTTTGCACCAAACTTATCTTTCTTCTTCTCCAACGGTATCGACCCTGAGTATTCAGTAATCGGGCGTGTAGCAAGAAGAATCTGGGCAAAAGCTATGAAATTAAAATACGGTGCTGACGAAAGAAGCCAGATGCTGAAATACCACATTCAGACTTCAGGCCGCTCTCTGCATGCTCAGGAAATTGATTTCAATGACATCAGAACAACTCTTCAGGCACTTTATGCGATCTATGATAACTGTAATTCACTTCACACCAATGCTTATGATGAGGCGATTACAACTCCTACTGAGCAATCTGTAAGAAGAGCAATGGCAATTCAGCTGATCATCAATAAAGAATTAGGACTGGCTAAAAACGAAAATCCGCTTCAGGGATCATTCATCATTGAAGAATTAACGGATCTTGTGGAAGAAGCTGTATATACGGAATTTGACAGAATCACTGAAAGAGGTGGTGTTCTTGGAGCGATGGAAACAATGTACCAGCGTTCAAAAATCCAGGAAGAGTCTATGCATTACGAGTGGTTGAAGCACACGGGTGAATATCCAATCATTGGAGTAAACACGTTCTTAGGAAAAGATGGTTCACCAACCGTTTTACCAGGAGAAGTTATCCGTTCTACTGAAGAAGAAAAACAATCACAGATTGAATCTCTGCACAACTTCCAGCAAGCGAATGACAGCAGATCTGAAGAGGCTCTGAAACAACTTCAGCATGCTGCCATCAACCAGCAAAACTTATTTGAAGTGATGATGGATGCTGTAAAATACTGTTCTTTAGGACAAATTACCAATGCTCTATTCGAAGTGGGCGGTAAATACAGAAGAAACATGTAA
- a CDS encoding DUF3667 domain-containing protein, producing MSHGKLRDDKTCLNCGHQVNERFCPHCGQENTEPKQPFHFLFTHFIEDFTHYDGEFWKTIKYLLTRPGKLTKEYLAGKRQLYVAPVKLYIFISFITFFLPSLFPGSEEEAVEHHKKEHNARKIEKEKEKNENTVKFTDSLKQNLSKDQLKKKFNSKGDKDVKVTEVNGNGIETDALGETKDGKLSVLSARSMKQYDSLQSKDKNNQAVYSFLKPFAKKIFHMQEQGYNKDQIFEKFKETMIHTLPKALFIYLPVFAFFLWVFHNKKKWWYFDHGIFTLHYFSFLLLGTLILIVFDKITDLLPDSSLLTFLYLLIYTATVLYMFVYFFAAHHRVYESTRTISIFKGIFLFMINFIGILCMGLLLMYTSFIMMH from the coding sequence ATGAGCCACGGAAAACTAAGAGATGATAAAACCTGCCTGAACTGCGGACATCAGGTTAATGAAAGGTTTTGCCCACACTGCGGACAGGAAAATACAGAACCTAAGCAGCCGTTTCATTTTCTTTTCACTCATTTCATTGAGGATTTCACCCACTATGATGGCGAATTCTGGAAAACAATCAAATACTTATTAACCCGCCCAGGAAAACTTACCAAAGAATATCTGGCAGGGAAAAGACAATTGTATGTTGCCCCCGTGAAGCTCTATATTTTTATAAGCTTTATTACATTCTTTCTTCCTTCCCTTTTCCCCGGATCAGAAGAGGAAGCAGTGGAACATCATAAAAAAGAACACAATGCCAGAAAAATTGAAAAAGAAAAAGAAAAAAATGAGAACACTGTAAAGTTTACAGACAGCTTGAAGCAAAACCTTTCCAAAGACCAATTAAAAAAGAAATTTAACTCAAAAGGAGACAAAGATGTTAAAGTAACCGAAGTGAACGGAAATGGCATTGAGACCGATGCTTTAGGAGAAACTAAAGATGGAAAACTTAGCGTGCTAAGCGCCCGAAGTATGAAACAATATGATTCTCTTCAATCTAAAGACAAGAATAACCAAGCCGTTTACAGCTTTTTGAAACCATTTGCCAAGAAGATATTCCATATGCAGGAGCAAGGCTATAACAAGGATCAGATTTTTGAAAAGTTCAAGGAAACAATGATACATACCCTTCCTAAAGCACTATTCATCTATCTTCCGGTTTTTGCTTTCTTTCTTTGGGTTTTTCATAATAAAAAGAAATGGTGGTATTTCGATCATGGAATTTTTACCCTCCATTATTTTTCCTTCTTATTATTAGGAACACTTATCTTAATCGTTTTTGATAAAATTACCGATCTCCTTCCTGACTCCAGCCTTTTAACTTTTTTGTATCTATTGATTTATACCGCAACTGTTCTTTATATGTTCGTTTATTTTTTTGCGGCTCATCACAGAGTCTATGAAAGCACCCGAACGATAAGCATTTTTAAAGGAATATTTTTATTCATGATTAATTTTATCGGAATCCTATGTATGGGGCTTCTGCTAATGTACACCAGCTTTATAATGATGCACTAG
- the rplM gene encoding 50S ribosomal protein L13 has product MNTLSYKTVSANKATANKEWVVVDAEGQPLGRLASTVAKILRGKHKTNFTPHVDCGDNVIVLNAGKITLSGNKWADKTYIWHTGYPGGQKSMTAAELQKKDSLKVLEKSVKGMLPKNRLGAAILKNLYLYEGTEHKHEAQQPKTINVNEFK; this is encoded by the coding sequence GTGAATACATTAAGTTACAAAACTGTTTCAGCGAACAAAGCTACTGCGAATAAAGAATGGGTTGTGGTAGACGCTGAAGGACAGCCGTTAGGTAGATTAGCTTCTACGGTTGCAAAGATTTTGAGAGGTAAGCACAAAACGAACTTTACACCTCACGTAGATTGTGGTGATAACGTGATCGTTTTGAATGCTGGGAAAATTACACTTTCCGGAAACAAGTGGGCTGATAAGACTTACATCTGGCATACAGGATATCCTGGTGGACAGAAGTCTATGACTGCGGCTGAACTTCAAAAGAAAGATTCTTTAAAGGTATTAGAGAAGTCTGTAAAAGGTATGTTACCTAAAAACAGACTAGGAGCTGCTATCCTTAAGAACCTTTATTTATATGAAGGAACTGAGCACAAACATGAAGCTCAACAGCCTAAAACAATTAATGTTAACGAATTTAAATAA
- the rpsI gene encoding 30S ribosomal protein S9: MSIVHKIGRRKTSVARVYVRPGSGNITVNGKDAKEYFSTDVMVYKLNQPFILSETVGQYDVTVNVFGGGNTGQAEAIRLGISRALCEINAEFRLALKPAGLLTRDARMVERKKPGQKKARKRFQFSKR, translated from the coding sequence ATGTCTATAGTTCACAAAATCGGAAGAAGAAAAACTTCTGTAGCAAGAGTTTATGTAAGACCAGGTTCTGGAAACATTACAGTAAACGGTAAAGACGCTAAAGAATATTTCTCTACAGACGTGATGGTTTACAAATTAAACCAACCGTTTATCCTTTCTGAGACTGTTGGTCAGTATGACGTTACCGTAAACGTATTCGGTGGTGGAAATACAGGTCAGGCAGAAGCTATCAGATTAGGTATTTCAAGAGCTTTATGCGAAATCAACGCTGAATTCAGATTAGCATTGAAACCAGCTGGTTTACTTACAAGAGACGCAAGAATGGTGGAAAGAAAGAAGCCAGGTCAGAAAAAAGCAAGAAAGAGATTCCAATTCTCAAAACGTTAA
- the rpsB gene encoding 30S ribosomal protein S2 has protein sequence MAKANVKDLLEAGVHFGHMTRKWNPNMAPYIFMEKNGIHIVDLHKTAVKLDEACSALEKLTSAGKKVLFVATKKQAKEVVAKHASELNMPYITERWPGGMLTNFVTIRKAVKKMNAIDKMKKDGTFETLSKKERLQVDRQRANLEKNLGSISDMVRLPSAIFVVDILREHIAVTEAKKLGIPVFGIVDTNSDPRKVDFVIPGNDDASKSIDMILSIVSESIKEGQSQRKADKEKSKEEGEVVSADKDADFDAE, from the coding sequence ATGGCAAAAGCAAATGTAAAAGACCTTTTAGAGGCTGGCGTACACTTCGGTCACATGACTAGAAAGTGGAACCCAAATATGGCTCCATACATTTTTATGGAGAAAAACGGTATTCACATTGTAGACTTACATAAAACAGCAGTTAAATTAGATGAAGCTTGCAGCGCTTTAGAAAAATTAACTTCTGCAGGTAAAAAAGTTCTTTTCGTAGCTACTAAGAAGCAAGCGAAAGAAGTTGTTGCAAAACACGCTTCTGAACTTAATATGCCTTATATTACTGAAAGATGGCCAGGAGGTATGTTAACGAATTTCGTTACTATCAGAAAGGCTGTAAAGAAGATGAATGCTATCGACAAAATGAAAAAAGACGGTACGTTCGAAACTTTATCTAAAAAAGAAAGATTACAAGTTGACAGACAAAGAGCTAACTTAGAAAAGAACTTAGGTTCTATCTCTGACATGGTTCGTCTTCCTTCTGCAATCTTTGTTGTAGATATCTTGAGAGAACACATCGCTGTAACTGAAGCTAAGAAATTAGGTATTCCAGTTTTCGGTATTGTTGATACAAACTCTGACCCTAGAAAAGTTGACTTCGTTATCCCAGGAAACGATGATGCTTCTAAATCTATCGATATGATCTTGAGCATTGTTTCAGAATCTATCAAAGAAGGTCAGTCTCAAAGAAAAGCTGATAAAGAAAAATCTAAAGAAGAAGGAGAAGTAGTATCTGCTGATAAAGATGCTGACTTCGATGCAGAATAA
- a CDS encoding bacteriocin-like protein: MKNLKKVSRTELRTIKGGYRSCIDGCNFEMGEMCCSGVCRIGVVVPSTDPDFPEFTVCPKKP; encoded by the coding sequence ATGAAAAATTTAAAGAAAGTTTCAAGAACTGAGCTAAGAACAATCAAAGGAGGATACAGAAGCTGTATAGACGGCTGTAATTTCGAAATGGGAGAAATGTGCTGCAGCGGTGTATGCAGAATAGGAGTAGTTGTCCCAAGTACAGATCCTGATTTCCCAGAATTTACGGTGTGTCCTAAGAAACCTTAG
- a CDS encoding DUF6759 domain-containing protein encodes MKKLLVFTGISMILASCNVNYGSYPVRTSYPSSTGNSGNRANTEREYNELIKTYKPETAAVLSDLLNDDDPKNPRTSISVENLSPCNMVLTVSGNNFFKKIPIGSGKVGYTMVPKNQNYRLSGLICNSTYQSTKFVTTSYSIKLSN; translated from the coding sequence ATGAAAAAGCTATTAGTTTTTACCGGGATTTCAATGATCCTTGCCAGCTGTAATGTAAATTATGGCAGCTATCCGGTAAGAACCTCCTACCCTTCCTCTACCGGTAATTCAGGTAACAGAGCCAATACGGAAAGAGAATATAACGAACTTATAAAGACCTATAAACCGGAAACTGCAGCTGTTCTTAGTGATCTTCTTAACGATGATGATCCGAAAAACCCCAGAACCTCTATTTCAGTAGAAAACCTATCTCCATGCAATATGGTACTTACGGTAAGCGGGAATAATTTCTTCAAAAAAATTCCTATCGGTTCTGGAAAAGTAGGATACACAATGGTTCCTAAAAATCAAAACTACAGATTATCCGGACTTATTTGTAACTCAACCTATCAGTCTACAAAGTTTGTCACCACCTCATATTCTATAAAGCTTTCAAACTAA
- a CDS encoding DUF6759 domain-containing protein, giving the protein MKKKLLTVFFLFFTFLFPNLISAQKKANKDILKSIDIKEIEEYIKNTHPDDPKKSVLKPKLIALKNAEWTKGARTAKPMEARPVISDIPKSIMRNPHSDDAEEFKKLITETSAEHKEKTVKLLNAMFNEDITRKEAILLFKNNSDCNIVLRIEGKDYYNLAVPAHGENFIVINKGSYTLNSNICDMKYISQKDIKKSIFVTIDNPRLPEKEAKPSKKETAEVKKSSKKRKTKK; this is encoded by the coding sequence ATGAAAAAAAAACTTTTAACTGTTTTCTTTTTATTCTTCACATTTCTGTTCCCCAACTTAATATCTGCTCAGAAAAAAGCAAATAAAGACATTCTGAAAAGCATTGATATTAAAGAAATTGAAGAGTACATTAAGAACACCCATCCGGATGATCCGAAGAAAAGCGTACTGAAACCTAAGCTTATCGCTTTAAAAAATGCTGAATGGACAAAAGGAGCCCGCACAGCCAAGCCTATGGAAGCAAGGCCTGTCATTTCCGATATTCCTAAAAGCATCATGAGAAACCCTCATTCAGATGACGCTGAGGAGTTTAAAAAACTTATCACTGAAACCTCTGCTGAGCATAAAGAAAAAACGGTGAAACTTCTGAATGCAATGTTCAATGAAGATATTACCCGCAAGGAAGCGATACTCTTATTCAAAAATAATTCAGACTGTAATATCGTACTGAGGATTGAAGGAAAAGATTATTACAACCTTGCCGTTCCAGCCCATGGAGAAAATTTTATTGTGATCAATAAGGGTTCATATACGCTCAACAGTAATATCTGCGATATGAAATACATCTCTCAGAAAGACATTAAAAAAAGTATATTTGTAACGATTGATAATCCTAGACTCCCCGAAAAAGAAGCAAAGCCTTCCAAAAAGGAAACAGCCGAAGTAAAGAAGTCTTCGAAAAAAAGAAAAACCAAAAAGTAA
- the trmB gene encoding tRNA (guanosine(46)-N7)-methyltransferase TrmB, translating into MGKNKLARFAENKILPNVIQPTREDALQGFELKGKWRENFFKNDNPIVLELGCGKGEYSVGLAKTFPEKNFIGIDIKGARFWFGAKEAVDSNMNNVAFLRSQIELVDHFFAENEVDEIWITFPDPQIKYRRTKHRLTHPDFLNRYKKFLKPGGIIHLKTDSEFLHGYTLGYLQGAGYEIISAHHDIYGAPEYDPNTEHLRDIKTYYEELFSAKGKTITYIKFRIS; encoded by the coding sequence ATGGGCAAGAATAAATTAGCAAGATTTGCAGAAAACAAAATATTACCAAATGTAATCCAACCTACAAGGGAAGATGCCTTACAAGGTTTTGAACTTAAAGGAAAATGGAGAGAAAATTTCTTTAAAAATGACAACCCTATTGTATTGGAATTAGGTTGTGGAAAAGGAGAATATTCTGTAGGACTTGCAAAAACATTTCCTGAAAAAAACTTTATCGGAATTGATATTAAAGGGGCAAGATTCTGGTTTGGTGCTAAAGAAGCAGTAGACAGCAACATGAATAATGTAGCTTTTCTTAGGTCACAGATCGAGCTTGTGGATCATTTTTTTGCTGAAAATGAAGTAGATGAAATCTGGATTACATTCCCGGATCCACAGATAAAATATAGAAGAACAAAGCACAGATTGACTCACCCTGATTTTTTAAACCGTTACAAAAAGTTTCTGAAACCTGGCGGTATTATTCATTTAAAAACCGATTCAGAGTTCTTACATGGATATACACTGGGATATTTGCAGGGAGCTGGCTATGAAATCATTAGTGCACATCATGATATCTACGGAGCACCGGAATATGACCCTAATACTGAGCACCTCAGAGATATCAAAACCTATTATGAAGAACTTTTCTCAGCGAAAGGAAAAACAATTACTTACATTAAATTCCGGATAAGCTGA
- a CDS encoding DUF6759 domain-containing protein — protein MKKVLLLLCCMFFFTMSAQKKGKDYSNILKSKNIYEINAFLRDAHPDDPRRSVLKPRVMDMMKEYIKNAHPADQKVKDMQEMLAMLRRRPSTKITFDEMNAIIKQKQIAKYKAELAAKQPTTVYTPSTAQNTFVVNASANTAIPNAEAEEFNMLMAVSPIEHKNKTVKILNSLFDNDPNSKECIVLIQNKSDCNIIVRMEGVGTTKYRLAVPAQGEGSIVIEKGQYLFTSLVCGAQYASQKTIERPIMVALGSQ, from the coding sequence ATGAAAAAAGTACTTTTACTTCTTTGTTGTATGTTTTTCTTTACTATGTCTGCTCAAAAAAAGGGGAAAGACTATAGTAATATTCTGAAAAGTAAGAATATCTACGAAATTAATGCCTTCTTAAGAGATGCCCATCCTGATGATCCGCGGAGATCTGTCCTGAAACCAAGAGTAATGGACATGATGAAAGAATACATCAAAAATGCACATCCGGCCGATCAGAAAGTAAAAGACATGCAGGAAATGCTTGCCATGCTGAGGAGAAGACCTTCTACAAAGATCACCTTTGATGAAATGAATGCTATTATCAAACAAAAGCAGATTGCAAAATATAAGGCTGAATTAGCAGCAAAACAACCTACCACCGTTTATACTCCGAGCACTGCTCAGAATACTTTTGTTGTCAATGCTTCAGCCAATACAGCAATTCCTAATGCAGAAGCAGAAGAATTCAATATGCTTATGGCGGTATCTCCCATAGAGCACAAAAATAAAACTGTAAAAATCCTCAACTCTTTATTCGATAATGACCCCAATTCTAAAGAATGCATTGTTCTGATTCAAAATAAATCAGACTGTAATATCATTGTAAGGATGGAAGGTGTAGGTACTACCAAGTACAGACTGGCTGTACCTGCTCAGGGTGAAGGTTCAATTGTTATAGAAAAAGGCCAGTATCTTTTCACCAGCCTTGTTTGTGGTGCTCAATATGCTTCACAAAAAACAATTGAAAGACCTATTATGGTGGCTTTAGGAAGCCAGTAG